Proteins from one Leptonema illini DSM 21528 genomic window:
- a CDS encoding ImmA/IrrE family metallo-endopeptidase translates to MSFDIEPDWVAVDAGEPEERIASAAVKIILDGRNCTEGLDVLTGASRQAPLLSAYHLAEWLAWNWWRIRYEPRWKDLSGNSADFTGWNMAHSMRNIGGGYIWPDITLYSDGKYVSIVAKSTPLNPVFRYLNDVSRAIEGGTFEHSIDHFIEVVLTRLREAGHKQTNLRAMWHELKNEREEPSLSLRRKLEALSGLDPDELGDEQWILWQAEVNAEGPAAFEEVVANQAYCRRIEFFEELKEKSRRIGAECNPLATVESVGLDTGSMEAYQKGERLATQLRSQLSVSSVISDNELGDLVGASASVFGNGPSLSDRNTGMSFALIENSSAGRIVFRSPYRTSKRFEAARLLCDRLAYPSDWLHPATQAYTYRQKLQRAFAAELLCPYHEMIGNLDGDYSDEAIQREADHFGVSPLMVSTQLTNHGILSREELQRTA, encoded by the coding sequence GTGAGTTTCGATATTGAGCCGGATTGGGTTGCCGTGGACGCTGGCGAACCTGAAGAGCGGATCGCCAGCGCTGCCGTGAAAATCATTCTGGATGGGCGCAATTGCACGGAGGGCCTTGATGTCCTTACGGGCGCTTCACGGCAGGCCCCGCTACTTTCGGCGTATCACCTCGCCGAATGGTTGGCCTGGAACTGGTGGCGAATCCGTTATGAGCCAAGATGGAAAGATCTGAGCGGCAACTCTGCGGACTTCACAGGCTGGAATATGGCTCATTCAATGAGGAATATTGGCGGTGGCTATATCTGGCCCGATATTACGCTCTATTCCGACGGCAAATATGTCAGCATTGTGGCGAAATCTACGCCTTTGAACCCTGTCTTTCGTTATCTGAATGATGTCTCACGTGCCATTGAAGGGGGAACGTTTGAGCATTCGATAGACCACTTTATCGAGGTGGTGCTTACTCGTTTGCGAGAGGCCGGCCATAAGCAGACGAATCTCCGTGCAATGTGGCATGAATTAAAGAATGAGCGTGAAGAACCGAGCCTTTCCTTACGACGTAAACTGGAGGCATTGAGCGGTCTGGACCCCGATGAGCTTGGCGATGAGCAATGGATTCTATGGCAAGCAGAAGTAAACGCGGAGGGCCCTGCCGCGTTTGAAGAAGTCGTAGCGAATCAAGCCTACTGCAGGCGAATTGAATTCTTTGAGGAACTCAAAGAGAAAAGCCGTCGGATCGGTGCGGAATGCAATCCGCTTGCCACGGTAGAGTCAGTTGGTCTGGATACTGGGAGTATGGAAGCATACCAGAAAGGAGAGAGGCTGGCTACGCAACTCAGGTCGCAGCTCTCGGTATCATCCGTCATATCGGACAATGAGTTGGGTGATCTGGTCGGCGCTTCGGCCTCTGTTTTTGGAAACGGCCCCTCGCTCTCAGACAGGAATACCGGTATGAGTTTTGCTTTGATAGAGAATAGTTCGGCAGGCCGTATTGTTTTTCGATCGCCATATCGCACGAGTAAGAGGTTTGAGGCAGCTCGATTACTCTGTGATCGCCTTGCCTACCCATCAGATTGGTTGCATCCGGCGACGCAGGCCTATACATATCGTCAGAAGCTACAGCGTGCTTTCGCCGCCGAGCTTTTGTGCCCTTATCATGAGATGATCGGTAATCTTGACGGTGATTATTCAGACGAAGCCATACAGAGGGAGGCTGATCATTTTGGGGTATCGCCGCTCATGGTCAGCACTCAACTCACCAATCACGGAATACTGTCTCGGGAGGAACTGCAACGAACTGCGTGA
- a CDS encoding pyrimidine/purine nucleoside phosphorylase — translation MEHFDNVRLVPKANIYDGGKCVSHTFYSEDWKKKTAGVMFPATHHFNTEEPERMDVIEGQCRVRLAGETDWKEYQKGEFFDVPGHSSFDIEIIETMHYICHFG, via the coding sequence ATGGAACATTTTGATAACGTTCGCCTTGTTCCGAAGGCGAATATCTATGACGGCGGCAAGTGCGTCAGCCACACCTTCTACTCAGAAGACTGGAAGAAAAAGACGGCCGGGGTGATGTTCCCGGCGACGCATCATTTCAATACCGAAGAACCCGAACGCATGGACGTCATCGAAGGCCAGTGCCGCGTGCGCCTTGCCGGCGAGACGGACTGGAAGGAATACCAGAAGGGCGAGTTCTTTGACGTGCCGGGACACAGCTCTTTCGATATCGAGATTATCGAGACGATGCATTACATCTGCCACTTCGGCTGA
- a CDS encoding bifunctional diguanylate cyclase/phosphodiesterase, which translates to MIPSSEECPCLSALPRPACLLDEKSVITCVNGAFQSFFAFTQAGVSIVEAVKWDDGSTLLEAIRGGNPTIVHGFTDLCGSHRSVTVHGTPTAQGMLCVFHDVESMRRLSESASLVLPAVDQIQEGILITDAGGRILYVNAAFELQSGWKAEQIVGQSPSILKSGTHSDSFYGEMWNRLLSGHAYRGEMQNRRKDGTIYNVEKVITPIFDENGRISHFVSTDRDVTEERLTQRRLMESETKFRTIFERSPLGIAVTDNPGHITDANSEFLRMLGMNINELRGRHLKEITFADDVAENERIIELVREEPLPGYELRKRYVRKDGSDFWARTVVAVVRDEMRRPFMKLGIIEDITERVQAEEALSRAYSELEDLRNALERVSLFAMMENDGTLLRVNDAFCEFFGREKSDLIGKPVYRLVTEKRSARIFLRALSEYRRKEIFREEIPLKAASGPQKWFDSTLMPLQDETGKARGAAWIMFDVSDRKQAEEALVHQAMHDTLTDLPNRSLFSDRLRQALLRANRLNEKVAVLFVDIDRFKFVNDTFGHAHGDLILVAAARRIQSALRPDDTVSRQGGDEFMVLLPGLGKNDHAASVAEKVLASFEAPFAVNDTELTIGASIGIALYPDDASEPDDLLRLADMALYRAKEEGRGRYVFYNAAQLKQSRDRFEKEGQIRQAVREWQFVPYFQPRVHAHSGRMIAVEALIRWMHPVHGVLFPDAFIPIAEETGLIYGLGEGVFRDAVRSYSQWKHVFPEGFVFSVNLSAKQFYQVGLLEKLRDTVHQAGLQARSFELEITESTVMNLDQKTLTVLHDLRREGFRIALDDFGTGYSSLTYLERLPVDTIKIDRSFVTGLADSPRKRHLVQAMIMIAKALDLSVVAEGVERREELDLLLELGCEEVQGYLFGMPQPAEALFGALLE; encoded by the coding sequence ATGATACCTTCCTCAGAAGAATGTCCGTGCCTTTCTGCTCTTCCTCGTCCGGCCTGCTTGCTTGACGAAAAGAGCGTGATCACATGCGTTAACGGCGCCTTTCAGTCCTTCTTTGCCTTCACGCAAGCCGGTGTTTCGATTGTGGAAGCGGTAAAGTGGGATGACGGCTCTACGTTGCTCGAGGCGATTCGCGGGGGAAACCCGACAATAGTTCATGGATTCACCGACCTTTGCGGCAGTCATCGCTCCGTAACCGTTCACGGAACTCCGACGGCGCAGGGGATGCTCTGCGTCTTTCATGACGTGGAGAGTATGCGCCGTCTTTCTGAAAGCGCCTCGCTTGTGCTGCCCGCCGTCGATCAGATTCAAGAAGGCATATTGATCACCGACGCCGGCGGTCGCATTCTCTATGTGAATGCCGCCTTTGAATTGCAGTCAGGATGGAAGGCCGAGCAGATCGTCGGTCAATCCCCTTCGATTCTGAAATCGGGTACGCATTCTGATTCGTTTTACGGCGAGATGTGGAACAGGCTGCTTTCGGGGCACGCCTATCGCGGCGAGATGCAGAATCGCCGTAAAGACGGTACCATCTATAATGTCGAAAAGGTGATCACGCCCATTTTCGACGAAAACGGACGGATCAGTCATTTCGTTTCGACGGACAGAGACGTCACCGAAGAGCGGTTAACGCAGCGACGCCTGATGGAAAGCGAAACGAAATTCCGCACGATTTTCGAACGCTCGCCGCTTGGCATCGCCGTAACCGATAACCCGGGGCACATCACCGACGCCAACTCGGAATTTCTTCGCATGCTTGGAATGAACATCAATGAGCTTCGCGGACGACACCTGAAAGAAATCACATTTGCCGACGACGTCGCCGAGAACGAGCGTATTATCGAGCTTGTGCGCGAGGAGCCTTTGCCGGGTTATGAGCTGCGCAAGAGATATGTGCGCAAAGACGGCAGCGATTTCTGGGCACGAACCGTCGTCGCCGTCGTGCGTGATGAGATGCGGCGACCGTTCATGAAGCTCGGTATTATCGAAGATATAACCGAACGGGTACAGGCCGAAGAGGCGTTGTCGCGCGCCTACAGCGAGCTGGAAGATCTGCGAAACGCTCTCGAACGCGTCTCTCTCTTTGCCATGATGGAAAACGACGGTACTCTGCTGCGCGTGAACGACGCCTTCTGTGAGTTCTTCGGTCGCGAAAAATCCGACCTGATCGGGAAGCCCGTCTACAGGCTTGTTACCGAGAAACGCAGCGCTCGCATCTTTCTGCGGGCTTTGAGCGAATACCGTCGCAAGGAAATCTTTCGCGAAGAGATTCCGCTGAAAGCGGCAAGCGGACCTCAAAAATGGTTCGATTCGACGCTCATGCCGCTTCAGGATGAAACGGGAAAGGCTCGCGGAGCGGCGTGGATCATGTTTGATGTCAGCGATCGCAAGCAGGCCGAAGAGGCGCTCGTTCATCAGGCGATGCATGATACGCTGACCGATCTTCCGAATCGCAGCCTCTTTTCGGACCGTCTGCGACAGGCCTTGCTGCGTGCGAACCGGTTGAACGAGAAGGTAGCCGTACTCTTCGTCGATATCGATCGATTCAAATTTGTGAACGATACGTTCGGTCATGCTCACGGCGACCTGATACTTGTGGCCGCGGCCCGGCGCATTCAGAGCGCATTGCGTCCTGACGATACGGTGAGCCGTCAGGGCGGCGACGAATTTATGGTGCTTCTGCCGGGACTCGGCAAGAACGATCACGCCGCATCCGTAGCCGAAAAGGTGCTCGCTTCGTTTGAAGCGCCCTTTGCCGTCAATGATACGGAGCTGACGATCGGAGCAAGCATCGGCATCGCCCTGTATCCGGACGATGCAAGCGAGCCCGACGATCTTTTAAGACTGGCCGACATGGCGCTTTACAGGGCGAAAGAAGAAGGGCGAGGAAGATATGTCTTCTACAATGCAGCGCAGTTGAAACAGAGCAGAGATCGTTTCGAGAAAGAGGGACAGATACGTCAGGCCGTTCGCGAATGGCAGTTTGTTCCGTATTTTCAGCCGCGCGTGCATGCGCATAGCGGTCGCATGATAGCGGTCGAAGCTCTCATTAGATGGATGCATCCGGTGCACGGAGTTCTTTTTCCCGATGCCTTTATTCCCATCGCCGAAGAAACGGGCCTCATCTATGGGCTCGGCGAGGGCGTGTTTCGCGATGCCGTGCGGTCTTACAGTCAGTGGAAGCACGTCTTCCCCGAAGGTTTCGTATTCTCGGTGAATCTTTCAGCGAAGCAATTTTATCAGGTTGGATTGCTTGAGAAGCTGCGAGATACGGTGCATCAGGCCGGTCTGCAAGCGCGCAGCTTCGAGCTTGAGATCACGGAATCGACCGTTATGAATCTTGATCAGAAAACGTTAACCGTCCTGCATGATTTACGCAGAGAAGGTTTTCGCATCGCTCTGGATGACTTCGGAACGGGTTATTCATCGCTTACCTATCTGGAGCGCCTTCCCGTCGATACGATCAAGATCGATCGATCGTTTGTAACGGGCCTCGCCGATTCGCCGCGCAAGAGGCATCTCGTTCAGGCCATGATTATGATCGCGAAGGCCCTTGATTTATCCGTGGTCGCCGAAGGCGTGGAGCGGCGCGAAGAGCTTGATCTGCTTCTCGAACTTGGCTGCGAGGAGGTGCAGGGTTACCTGTTCGGCATGCCGCAGCCTGCCGAGGCCCTTTTCGGCGCCCTCTTAGAATGA
- a CDS encoding VWA domain-containing protein: MFFDFFYELRKHRIPVSTGEYLDLMQALRGYARRDMSVTPERFYLISRATLVKDVRFYDAFDLVFARMFSGQIGAGDDPFRQAIEQWLQRAAELTERPGEAPHFSPDELWKQLEERLKGQKERHDGGTKWIGTKGKSPFGHSGVNPAGVRIGGDERQPGNRSAIDSLGERRYREYRDDERLSVRQFQIALRRLRDLRREGRPQFSIPESVRRTADNAGDPEAVFVKSRKNRLRLLLLMDVGGSMSPHAALVSRLFSAASKTNHFGHFKHYYFHNVVYDYLFEDAGFSKMITIDEFCRKYDDETRLLYVGDACMSPYELFDKRHAFFEYYYRAGQTDEETLRQKQQNVLNGYERLKYLLARFPRTAWLNPDPPHTWHHETVQAIADLMPMFPLTLDGLRRAVHSLTAIGR, encoded by the coding sequence ATGTTCTTCGATTTCTTTTATGAGCTGCGTAAGCACCGCATTCCGGTCAGCACGGGCGAGTACCTTGACCTGATGCAGGCCCTGCGCGGATACGCCCGGCGGGATATGTCCGTTACGCCCGAGCGTTTTTATCTGATTTCGCGAGCGACTCTCGTCAAAGACGTGCGCTTCTATGACGCCTTTGATCTTGTGTTTGCCCGTATGTTCTCGGGGCAGATCGGCGCCGGCGATGACCCTTTTCGGCAGGCCATCGAACAATGGCTGCAGAGGGCTGCTGAGTTAACCGAACGTCCCGGTGAAGCCCCTCATTTTTCACCGGATGAGCTGTGGAAACAGCTTGAAGAGAGGCTCAAAGGACAGAAAGAGAGGCATGACGGCGGTACTAAATGGATCGGAACAAAAGGCAAATCTCCCTTCGGCCATTCAGGAGTGAATCCGGCCGGAGTGCGTATCGGCGGCGATGAAAGACAGCCGGGCAATCGTAGCGCCATCGATTCGCTCGGAGAGCGGCGTTACCGTGAATATCGCGATGATGAAAGGTTAAGCGTGCGGCAGTTTCAGATCGCATTGCGTCGTCTGCGAGATCTTCGTCGCGAAGGAAGGCCACAGTTCTCGATTCCCGAGAGCGTCAGACGTACGGCCGATAACGCCGGAGATCCCGAAGCCGTATTCGTAAAGTCGAGAAAGAACCGATTACGCCTTCTGCTTCTTATGGATGTGGGCGGAAGTATGTCGCCGCATGCCGCACTTGTGAGCCGGCTGTTTTCAGCCGCTTCTAAGACGAACCACTTCGGACACTTCAAGCATTATTATTTTCATAACGTCGTGTATGATTACCTCTTTGAAGACGCAGGCTTTTCAAAGATGATCACGATCGATGAGTTCTGTCGCAAATACGACGACGAGACGCGGCTGCTTTATGTCGGCGACGCCTGTATGAGCCCGTATGAGCTCTTTGATAAACGTCATGCCTTCTTTGAATATTATTATCGAGCCGGTCAGACGGATGAAGAGACGTTGCGACAGAAGCAGCAAAACGTACTGAACGGTTACGAAAGATTGAAATACTTGCTGGCCCGCTTTCCGCGTACGGCATGGCTGAACCCTGATCCTCCGCACACCTGGCACCATGAAACTGTGCAGGCCATCGCCGATCTGATGCCGATGTTTCCACTCACGCTTGATGGATTACGTCGCGCTGTTCATTCGCTGACTGCGATCGGTCGTTGA
- a CDS encoding AAA family ATPase — protein MSVIQDTYVVPPELEEAVMVAEITGRPLLLKGEPGTGKTLLARAIADRRKWPIYSWHVKSTTQAKEGLYDYDAVSRLNDSRFDENIERVRNIENYIRMGALGEAFENEGPSIVLIDEIDKADPEFPNDLLLELDQMEFLIVETGRRVVAKRRPLTIITSNNEKELPDAFLRRCIFHYIDFPSPDFMRVILRSHFPDIEKELMDGALTAFYRLRDTRDLRKKPSTSELIDWIQILLHQGGLGAGQGTGSGGVVPYIGALIKNEEDLRRLQGR, from the coding sequence GTGTCAGTTATTCAGGATACCTATGTAGTGCCTCCGGAGCTGGAAGAGGCCGTAATGGTCGCCGAGATCACCGGTCGTCCGCTTCTATTAAAAGGTGAGCCAGGAACAGGGAAAACACTTCTTGCAAGAGCCATCGCCGATCGTCGAAAGTGGCCGATTTACTCCTGGCATGTAAAATCGACGACCCAGGCAAAAGAGGGCCTCTATGACTATGATGCCGTATCGCGATTGAACGACTCGCGCTTCGATGAGAACATAGAACGTGTGCGCAATATCGAGAACTATATTCGCATGGGTGCTCTCGGCGAGGCCTTTGAAAACGAGGGTCCGTCCATCGTGTTGATCGATGAGATTGATAAGGCCGATCCGGAATTTCCGAACGATCTTCTGCTCGAACTCGACCAGATGGAATTCCTTATCGTCGAGACGGGGCGTCGTGTCGTTGCGAAAAGGCGACCGCTGACGATCATCACGTCGAATAACGAAAAGGAATTGCCCGACGCCTTCCTGCGACGCTGCATCTTTCATTATATCGACTTCCCATCTCCCGATTTCATGCGCGTCATTCTGCGCTCCCACTTTCCTGATATTGAGAAAGAACTGATGGACGGAGCGTTAACTGCCTTCTATCGGCTGCGCGATACGCGAGACTTACGAAAGAAGCCGTCCACTTCAGAGCTTATCGACTGGATTCAGATTCTGCTTCATCAGGGCGGCCTCGGTGCGGGGCAGGGGACCGGTTCCGGAGGCGTCGTACCATATATAGGGGCGCTGATTAAAAACGAAGAGGATCTTCGCCGCCTTCAGGGACGATAG
- a CDS encoding sensor histidine kinase — translation MKGGLYAKVLIALVVAVLTTTLSASIVFRLMQLTDVPDRFEKLGRAHAFILSEVVVDKWIQGGPATLNPFLEGMAKALDARLRLIGPDGTILASSSNGSDESCQGSEKDLGNFRIKHDWRRSILMLTIPIMKPPLTGSHIQLVIDRTDEGAGPLQRFLTAMLITGAILALMAIPLSRKLTSPLKELRESAHHIAEGDLSSRADVRSHDEIGALAKDFNRMAERVQAMVMASRHLLAHVSHELRSPLARIRILAGMIEDEPNSPQTPARANSMQLEIEDMDRLIGAILDFSRAGMLREQPVETLDLAEELHLMLKRQDPLFREKNIELEVAAPESGTRLPVRRQALRTLLGVLLDNAARFAPDSSQVKVWLYGTQITIENGYVRKEGDESTPEELMKPFHRASDVPGYGLGLAQAKAAADALGATLTIERDATRFRVTIGLPLTVTAKKRR, via the coding sequence GTGAAAGGCGGCCTGTACGCGAAGGTTCTGATCGCCCTCGTCGTCGCCGTACTCACGACGACGCTTTCGGCAAGCATCGTATTCCGGTTGATGCAGTTAACCGATGTGCCCGATCGTTTTGAAAAGCTCGGCCGGGCCCATGCCTTTATCCTGTCTGAGGTCGTCGTCGACAAATGGATTCAGGGAGGTCCGGCGACGCTCAATCCGTTTCTTGAAGGCATGGCAAAGGCGCTGGATGCGCGTTTGCGCCTGATCGGGCCTGACGGCACGATACTCGCCTCTTCGTCTAACGGATCAGACGAATCCTGTCAGGGAAGCGAGAAGGATCTGGGTAACTTTCGTATCAAGCATGACTGGCGTCGCAGCATCCTCATGCTAACGATTCCCATCATGAAGCCTCCGCTTACCGGTTCGCATATACAGCTTGTCATCGACCGCACCGACGAAGGAGCGGGCCCGCTGCAGCGTTTCTTAACGGCGATGTTGATCACCGGCGCCATACTCGCCCTGATGGCCATTCCGCTCAGCCGCAAGCTCACCTCTCCGCTGAAAGAATTGCGCGAGTCGGCGCATCATATCGCCGAAGGCGATCTGTCGAGCAGGGCCGATGTGCGATCGCACGACGAGATCGGAGCGCTGGCAAAAGACTTTAACCGGATGGCGGAGCGCGTGCAGGCGATGGTCATGGCGTCACGTCATCTGCTTGCTCATGTATCGCATGAGCTTCGATCGCCTCTGGCGCGTATACGCATTCTTGCCGGTATGATCGAGGATGAACCGAATTCGCCGCAGACGCCGGCACGTGCAAACTCCATGCAGCTTGAGATCGAAGATATGGATCGCCTCATCGGCGCCATCCTCGATTTCTCGCGAGCGGGAATGCTGCGCGAGCAGCCCGTCGAAACACTTGACCTTGCCGAAGAGCTGCATCTGATGTTGAAACGTCAGGACCCTCTGTTTCGCGAGAAAAATATCGAACTGGAAGTCGCCGCCCCCGAATCGGGAACGCGTCTGCCCGTGCGCCGACAGGCCCTGCGAACGCTGCTCGGAGTCCTTCTGGATAACGCGGCGCGATTCGCTCCGGATTCTTCGCAGGTGAAGGTCTGGCTTTACGGTACGCAGATCACGATAGAGAACGGATACGTCCGTAAAGAAGGCGATGAGTCGACGCCCGAAGAGCTGATGAAGCCTTTTCATCGCGCCTCCGACGTTCCCGGTTACGGGCTCGGTCTTGCGCAGGCGAAGGCGGCCGCCGACGCCCTCGGAGCCACGCTCACCATCGAACGGGATGCGACGCGCTTTCGCGTGACGATCGGTTTGCCGTTGACGGTAACGGCGAAGAAGCGGCGATGA
- a CDS encoding response regulator encodes MSKKILVIDDDRKLGELVSEYLSGYDFEIRVALDGKEGRRLLESFIPDLLVLDVMLPGESGLDILREIRTTKSVPVLVLTARGEEEDRIVGLELGADDYLAKPFHPRELLARIRAILRRTNGDMTAKTKTIELAGLRLMPESYRVVAGNQDLGLSGAEFGILRALMENAGRVLGRDELMNLSRGRDHLAFDRSIDVHISSIRKKLRESGAFTGEIRTVWGAGYLFTVEAEK; translated from the coding sequence ACCGAAAGCTGGGCGAGCTGGTAAGCGAATACCTGAGCGGATACGACTTCGAAATCCGCGTCGCCCTCGACGGTAAAGAAGGCCGTCGATTGCTGGAATCCTTTATTCCCGATCTGCTCGTTCTTGACGTCATGCTTCCAGGCGAGAGCGGCCTTGATATTCTGCGAGAGATCCGTACGACGAAAAGCGTGCCCGTACTTGTGCTGACGGCCCGCGGCGAAGAAGAGGACCGTATCGTCGGTCTGGAGCTCGGCGCCGACGATTATCTGGCGAAGCCCTTTCATCCGCGGGAGCTGCTTGCTCGCATACGCGCCATCCTCAGACGCACAAATGGAGATATGACGGCAAAGACGAAAACGATCGAGCTTGCCGGCCTGCGCCTCATGCCCGAGAGCTACCGCGTCGTCGCCGGCAATCAGGACCTCGGTCTTTCGGGGGCGGAGTTTGGAATTCTACGCGCTCTTATGGAAAACGCCGGCCGCGTACTCGGCCGCGACGAACTGATGAACCTCTCGCGCGGGCGCGATCATCTGGCCTTTGATCGCAGCATCGACGTGCATATCAGCTCGATTCGTAAGAAGCTGCGCGAAAGCGGCGCCTTTACGGGAGAAATCCGCACCGTCTGGGGGGCGGGCTATCTGTTCACCGTCGAGGCCGAGAAGTGA